Proteins from a genomic interval of Haemophilus parainfluenzae T3T1:
- the tuf gene encoding elongation factor Tu, with protein MSKEKFERTKPHVNVGTIGHVDHGKTTLTAAITTVLAKHYGGAARAFDQIDNAPEEKARGITINTSHVEYDTPTRHYAHVDCPGHADYVKNMITGAAQMDGAILVVAATDGPMPQTREHILLGRQVGVPYIIVFLNKCDMVDDEELLELVEMEVRELLSQYDFPGDDTPIVRGSALQALNGVAEWEEKILELANHLDTYIPEPERAIDQPFLLPIEDVFSISGRGTVVTGRVERGIIRTGDEVEIVGIKPTAKTTVTGVEMFRKLLDEGRAGENIGALLRGTKREEIERGQVLAKPGSITPHTDFESEVYVLSKDEGGRHTPFFKGYRPQFYFRTTDVTGTIELPEGVEMVMPGDNIKMTVSLIHPIAMDQGLRFAIREGGRTVGAGVVAKIIK; from the coding sequence ATGTCTAAAGAAAAATTTGAACGTACAAAACCGCACGTAAACGTGGGTACAATCGGCCACGTTGACCACGGTAAAACAACTTTAACAGCAGCAATCACAACCGTATTAGCAAAACACTACGGTGGTGCAGCTCGTGCATTCGACCAAATCGATAACGCGCCAGAAGAAAAAGCGCGTGGTATCACCATCAACACTTCACACGTTGAATACGATACTCCAACTCGTCACTATGCACACGTTGACTGCCCAGGACACGCGGACTATGTTAAAAACATGATTACCGGTGCGGCGCAAATGGACGGTGCTATCTTAGTAGTAGCAGCGACAGATGGTCCAATGCCACAAACTCGTGAGCACATCTTATTAGGTCGCCAAGTAGGTGTACCTTACATCATCGTATTCTTAAACAAATGCGACATGGTAGATGACGAAGAGTTATTAGAATTAGTAGAAATGGAAGTTCGTGAACTTCTTTCTCAATATGACTTCCCAGGTGACGATACTCCAATCGTACGTGGTTCTGCATTACAAGCATTAAACGGCGTTGCAGAATGGGAAGAAAAAATCCTTGAGTTAGCAAACCACTTAGATACTTACATTCCAGAGCCAGAGCGTGCAATTGACCAACCGTTCCTTCTTCCAATCGAAGACGTGTTCTCAATTTCAGGTCGTGGTACAGTAGTAACAGGTCGTGTTGAGCGTGGTATCATTCGTACTGGTGATGAAGTTGAAATCGTTGGTATCAAACCAACAGCGAAAACAACAGTAACTGGTGTTGAAATGTTCCGTAAATTACTTGACGAAGGTCGTGCAGGTGAAAACATCGGTGCATTATTACGTGGTACCAAACGTGAAGAAATCGAACGTGGTCAAGTATTAGCGAAACCAGGTTCAATCACTCCACACACTGATTTCGAATCAGAAGTTTACGTATTATCAAAAGATGAAGGTGGTCGTCACACTCCATTCTTCAAAGGTTACCGTCCACAGTTCTATTTCCGTACAACTGACGTAACTGGTACAATCGAGTTACCAGAAGGCGTGGAAATGGTAATGCCTGGTGATAACATCAAAATGACAGTAAGCTTAATCCACCCAATCGCGATGGACCAAGGTTTACGTTTCGCAATCCGTGAAGGTGGCCGTACAGTAGGTGCAGGCGTTGTTGCGAAAATCATCAAATAA
- the selA gene encoding L-seryl-tRNA(Sec) selenium transferase: MTALFQQLPSVDKFLKTPEGEMLLTEFGHSAVVRELRQLLSEGREFIKQHQNLPHFFADHLSTLHYLQERLTQQNHVQIKSVHNLTGTVLHTNLGRALWAESAQQAALHAMKGNVALEYDLEEGKRSHRDNYISELLAQLTGAEAACIVNNNAAAVLLMLATFAKDKEVIISRGELIEIGGAFRIPDIMAQAGCKLVEVGTTNRTHLKDYRQAINENTAFLMKVHCSNYHISGFTASVSEQELVDLGREFDIPVITDLGSGALIDLGQYHLPNEPTVQEKVAQGVNLVSFSGDKLLGGTQAGIIVGKKEWIAQLQAHPLKRVLRCDKVILAGLEATLRLYLQPEKLTETLPTLHLLTQSMDILQEKAEQFKACLANRLKDYHVEIEESFAQIGSGSQPMATIPSFAVTIAEKTEAKLTALLAIFKALEQPIIGRVEKGKIWLDLRSVADFKALLDTVEKL; this comes from the coding sequence ATGACCGCACTTTTTCAACAACTTCCTTCGGTAGATAAATTTTTAAAAACACCAGAAGGTGAAATGCTTTTAACTGAATTTGGTCATTCAGCTGTCGTGCGTGAATTGCGCCAATTATTGTCTGAAGGGCGCGAGTTTATTAAACAGCATCAAAATTTACCGCACTTTTTTGCCGATCACCTAAGTACATTGCATTATTTACAAGAACGATTGACTCAACAAAATCATGTACAAATTAAATCAGTTCATAATTTAACGGGCACGGTATTACATACAAATTTAGGGCGAGCATTATGGGCTGAAAGTGCACAACAAGCGGCACTTCATGCGATGAAAGGTAATGTTGCACTGGAATATGATTTGGAAGAAGGCAAACGTAGTCATCGGGATAATTATATTAGTGAGCTACTTGCACAACTCACAGGTGCAGAAGCTGCTTGTATCGTTAACAACAATGCAGCTGCTGTGCTCTTGATGTTGGCCACCTTTGCAAAGGATAAAGAAGTCATTATTTCTCGTGGTGAGTTAATTGAAATCGGTGGCGCATTTCGTATCCCAGACATTATGGCTCAAGCGGGCTGTAAACTTGTTGAAGTGGGTACAACAAACCGCACACATTTGAAAGATTATCGTCAAGCAATCAACGAAAATACCGCTTTCTTAATGAAAGTACATTGCAGTAACTATCATATTAGTGGATTTACTGCTTCAGTTTCAGAACAAGAGTTGGTTGATCTAGGACGAGAATTTGATATTCCTGTGATTACGGATCTGGGCAGTGGTGCATTGATTGATCTGGGCCAATATCATTTACCGAATGAGCCGACGGTGCAAGAAAAAGTTGCACAAGGCGTAAACTTAGTGTCATTTTCAGGAGATAAATTATTGGGCGGAACACAAGCTGGCATTATTGTTGGTAAAAAAGAGTGGATTGCTCAGTTACAAGCTCATCCATTAAAGCGCGTGTTGCGTTGTGATAAAGTGATTTTAGCCGGACTTGAGGCAACATTACGCCTTTATCTTCAGCCCGAAAAGCTTACTGAAACGTTGCCAACTTTGCATTTGCTTACCCAGTCAATGGATATATTACAAGAAAAAGCGGAACAATTTAAAGCTTGTTTAGCAAATCGTTTAAAAGATTATCATGTAGAGATTGAAGAAAGTTTTGCTCAGATTGGGAGTGGTTCCCAACCAATGGCGACGATCCCTTCTTTTGCAGTGACGATTGCCGAAAAAACAGAGGCAAAATTGACCGCACTTTTAGCAATATTCAAAGCGTTAGAACAACCAATAATCGGTCGTGTTGAGAAAGGAAAGATTTGGTTAGATTTACGTAGCGTGGCTGACTTTAAGGCATTATTAGATACGGTGGAAAAATTATGA